One Nitrospirota bacterium genomic region harbors:
- a CDS encoding DNA adenine methylase produces MKKSFLSYVGGKSLLANKIIPKIPAHECYCEVFAGAAWLFFKKEESEIEIINDINTDLVTLYRIVKLHLDEFIRYFRWILISREEFDRFRMERPETLTDIQRAVRFYYLLKCGFSSKIVAPTFGVSATRAPRINLLRIEEELSEAHLRLSRAYIENLPYAKLIERVDRAGTFFYIDPPYFNCEDYYGKGIFSKEDFGTLRDLLGRIKGKFILSLNDTSQVREIYKRFRIESVSTSYSLGGGNKKKAVKEVLIRNF; encoded by the coding sequence ATGAAGAAAAGCTTTCTATCCTACGTCGGCGGCAAGTCGCTGCTGGCAAACAAAATCATCCCGAAAATCCCGGCTCACGAGTGCTATTGCGAGGTATTTGCCGGCGCGGCATGGCTCTTCTTTAAAAAAGAGGAGTCGGAGATCGAGATCATCAATGACATCAACACTGATCTGGTCACATTGTATCGGATTGTAAAGCTGCATCTCGATGAGTTTATTCGGTATTTTCGCTGGATATTGATATCGCGGGAAGAGTTCGATCGCTTCCGGATGGAGCGGCCCGAGACCCTGACCGATATCCAGAGGGCCGTGAGGTTCTATTATCTGTTAAAATGCGGCTTTTCAAGTAAGATCGTCGCGCCGACCTTTGGCGTCAGCGCTACCAGGGCTCCCCGTATAAACCTGTTGAGGATCGAGGAAGAGCTGTCTGAGGCCCATCTGAGACTGTCACGAGCCTATATCGAGAACCTGCCCTATGCAAAGCTCATCGAGCGGGTCGATCGCGCCGGCACATTCTTTTATATCGATCCTCCCTATTTCAATTGCGAGGATTATTATGGCAAAGGGATATTCTCGAAAGAGGACTTCGGCACGCTGCGGGATCTCCTTGGCAGAATCAAGGGAAAATTTATCCTGTCGTTAAACGACACTTCGCAGGTTAGGGAGATCTATAAGAGGTTCCGGATCGAGAGTGTGTCTACCAGTTACAGCTTGGGAGGCGGAAATAAGAAAAAAGCGGTCAAAGAAGTCTTGATTCGGAACTTTTGA
- a CDS encoding serine protease: protein MNSARSIALLLLAAMLFVRPQARAAEPVYTDQDLERYGTRHGQLPDAPGSGAGEEAGRASRMPMGSVEIFKANVSSIAAVVAYDEKERSFSHGSGFTIAANGAVLTSYHIISNAASVRVKVNGAVLPVEGVLHADREHDIVVLKVSGGAFRAVTIGDSREVRQGAKVFLMDNSQGSRVSITEGSVNGFREISGRQMFQITIPLTAGNSGGAIFDQNGDVIGIAVSTITDSTVNFVAPLYTFWDNISLDRVITIREAFYRDPGGSASYWVNLGNSLNSAVRYTEALEAYNKAVAADPYAVEAYNGLGVAYLSLNRNSDALTALRKALSLDPQSAWTRSNLGMAYLEAKMYKEAADELNAAIRIMPELAVAHFNLGIAYTKLEKYKSAVTAYNEAIRLKPSFADAHYGLGLLYSYLDDRVPALEEYKILQVIDPALAKKLREKIGQ from the coding sequence TTGAACTCAGCAAGGTCTATCGCATTGCTGCTATTGGCCGCCATGCTCTTTGTTAGGCCGCAGGCCCGGGCAGCAGAGCCTGTTTATACTGATCAGGACCTGGAGCGATACGGCACACGACACGGACAATTGCCTGATGCCCCGGGATCGGGGGCAGGTGAAGAAGCCGGCAGGGCTTCCCGAATGCCGATGGGCAGCGTTGAAATCTTCAAGGCGAATGTCAGTTCAATTGCCGCCGTTGTGGCATATGACGAAAAGGAGAGATCGTTCAGTCATGGGAGCGGGTTTACGATCGCAGCCAACGGCGCTGTCTTGACCAGCTATCATATCATCAGCAATGCGGCCTCTGTCAGGGTAAAGGTCAATGGTGCGGTCCTGCCGGTCGAAGGTGTTCTGCATGCAGACCGTGAGCATGACATTGTGGTCCTCAAGGTGAGTGGCGGAGCGTTCCGGGCAGTAACGATCGGCGACAGTCGTGAGGTCAGACAGGGTGCCAAGGTATTCCTCATGGACAACTCTCAGGGCAGCCGCGTAAGTATAACGGAAGGGAGCGTGAATGGCTTCAGGGAGATCAGCGGCAGACAGATGTTCCAGATCACGATCCCATTGACTGCGGGGAACAGCGGCGGAGCTATTTTTGATCAGAATGGGGACGTGATCGGCATTGCGGTGTCAACCATCACGGACAGCACGGTCAATTTTGTTGCACCTTTGTATACATTTTGGGACAACATATCCCTTGACCGTGTCATCACGATTCGGGAGGCTTTTTACCGTGATCCGGGAGGTTCTGCAAGCTACTGGGTTAACCTGGGGAACAGCCTCAACTCTGCAGTGCGCTATACCGAAGCCCTTGAAGCTTACAATAAGGCTGTGGCAGCTGACCCATACGCTGTTGAAGCGTATAACGGCCTTGGCGTGGCGTATTTGAGTCTGAACAGGAACAGCGACGCCCTGACAGCCCTCAGGAAGGCGCTCAGTCTTGACCCCCAATCGGCCTGGACACGTTCCAATCTCGGCATGGCATACCTTGAAGCAAAGATGTATAAGGAAGCGGCTGATGAGTTGAATGCTGCGATCAGGATCATGCCCGAGCTTGCGGTTGCCCATTTCAATCTCGGCATTGCATACACAAAACTCGAAAAGTATAAGTCTGCCGTCACAGCATACAACGAGGCGATCAGGCTGAAACCTTCATTTGCTGATGCCCATTACGGGCTTGGCCTGCTATACAGCTATCTGGATGACAGAGTCCCTGCGCTTGAAGAATACAAAATACTGCAGGTAATTGATCCGGCATTGGCGAAAAAGCTTCGTGAGAAGATTGGACAGTAA
- a CDS encoding class I tRNA ligase family protein, translating to MLRLFNTFGRKVEPFRTAGNKRAAIFTCGPSVYQRAHIGNFRTFLFEDILVRYLEYSGFAVERGMAVTDIEDKAIKEAEKHKTSVKKLTDRNISQFIKELKLLKMKVPHYMPRASECVDESVGIIKKLIEKKIAYNHGGNIYFDPLKVRGFGKLFGLDMSKWPKKRRRFHKDTYPGIQWNYGDFILWHGCEISEKACWNTELGEGRPSWNVQDPSMVLRHFRGTLSAFCGGIDNLYRHHDYSLAILEAIKPYPMSQFWMHGAHLFVNNQKMSKSKGNILYTDMLIKKGYSAQEIRFFLMYSHYRKKLNYSDKAMEAAAHRLRDFRECVKLIRRKAGSVRPEKSQISSDLGDAFVTCMDNDMSVKPAFDAMRGILKKIDISSLSAVQSAGIIRTLKKIDEVLQVIF from the coding sequence ATGTTGAGATTATTCAATACCTTTGGCAGAAAAGTTGAACCATTCAGGACTGCGGGCAATAAACGCGCTGCGATCTTCACCTGCGGCCCCTCGGTGTACCAGCGCGCTCATATCGGCAATTTCAGGACCTTTCTGTTCGAAGATATCCTTGTCCGGTACCTCGAATATTCCGGGTTCGCGGTGGAGCGCGGCATGGCGGTCACTGACATCGAGGACAAGGCGATCAAAGAGGCGGAAAAGCATAAGACCTCGGTAAAAAAGCTTACTGACCGCAATATCTCCCAATTCATTAAAGAGCTGAAACTGCTCAAAATGAAGGTGCCTCATTATATGCCCCGTGCATCAGAATGCGTGGATGAGTCGGTCGGGATCATAAAGAAGCTGATCGAGAAAAAGATCGCGTACAATCATGGCGGCAATATCTATTTTGATCCACTCAAGGTGCGCGGATTCGGCAAGCTTTTCGGGCTGGATATGTCGAAATGGCCGAAGAAAAGGAGAAGGTTCCATAAAGATACCTATCCCGGCATACAGTGGAATTACGGCGATTTCATCCTCTGGCACGGCTGCGAGATCAGCGAAAAGGCCTGCTGGAATACTGAACTGGGCGAGGGCAGGCCGTCATGGAACGTGCAGGACCCCAGCATGGTGCTGCGTCATTTCAGAGGAACGCTCTCTGCCTTCTGCGGCGGCATCGATAATCTCTACCGCCATCATGACTATTCCCTTGCGATCCTGGAAGCGATCAAGCCATATCCCATGTCGCAGTTCTGGATGCATGGTGCGCATCTTTTCGTGAACAACCAGAAGATGTCCAAATCCAAGGGCAATATCCTGTACACGGATATGCTGATCAAGAAGGGATATTCTGCACAGGAGATCCGCTTCTTCCTGATGTACAGCCACTACCGGAAGAAGCTCAATTATTCTGATAAGGCCATGGAAGCAGCAGCGCATAGGCTGAGGGATTTCAGGGAGTGCGTGAAGTTGATCAGGAGGAAGGCCGGTTCTGTTAGACCTGAGAAGTCGCAGATCTCCAGTGATCTTGGAGATGCTTTTGTCACCTGCATGGACAATGACATGAGCGTGAAGCCCGCTTTTGATGCTATGCGGGGGATCTTGAAGAAGATCGATATATCGTCACTGTCCGCTGTTCAGTCCGCAGGCATTATCAGAACGCTGAAAAAGATCGACGAGGTCTTGCAGGTCATTTTCTGA
- a CDS encoding NAD(P)H-dependent oxidoreductase, translating into MKYLILYAHPNPKSFNHAILETVQAELQKAGKEVSVRDLYAQNFNPVLSANDLAGMMQGQLQPEIKAEQEFVGSADLIVVIYPLWWAGMPAILKGYIDRVFTEGFAYSIVGPDLKGLLQGRKVLLITTTGAPQEMYEASGMFKSIAQTTGEGIFQFTGMELIEHKYLCAIPYLTDADRKKMLEELRELVQKKLL; encoded by the coding sequence ATGAAATATCTTATTCTCTATGCCCATCCAAACCCCAAGAGCTTTAACCATGCCATCCTGGAGACGGTCCAGGCTGAACTGCAAAAGGCCGGAAAAGAAGTCTCTGTACGCGATCTTTATGCCCAGAACTTCAACCCTGTGCTCTCAGCAAATGACCTTGCAGGCATGATGCAGGGACAGCTGCAGCCCGAAATAAAGGCGGAACAGGAGTTTGTCGGCTCGGCAGATCTGATCGTTGTGATCTATCCGCTCTGGTGGGCGGGCATGCCTGCGATCCTGAAGGGTTACATAGACCGCGTCTTTACTGAAGGCTTTGCTTATAGCATTGTTGGGCCAGACCTTAAAGGCCTGCTCCAGGGCAGGAAGGTGCTGCTCATCACCACGACCGGTGCGCCGCAGGAGATGTATGAAGCGTCAGGCATGTTCAAGAGCATCGCCCAGACCACCGGGGAAGGCATATTCCAGTTCACCGGCATGGAACTGATCGAGCATAAGTATCTCTGTGCTATACCGTATCTGACGGATGCGGACAGGAAGAAGATGCTGGAAGAGCTGAGAGAACTCGTTCAGAAGAAACTGCTGTAA
- a CDS encoding helix-turn-helix transcriptional regulator codes for MKAQTQYRAAKAHAVLSTGEVIRMLRDLKGWTQPELARRSGISVPNLSLLENERVEIGKKRAEQLAVAFNVHPAIIMFPEYEAREIEKAA; via the coding sequence ATGAAAGCTCAGACTCAATACCGTGCCGCTAAGGCGCATGCTGTTTTATCAACAGGTGAGGTTATTCGAATGCTCCGTGATCTGAAGGGATGGACGCAGCCTGAGCTTGCGCGCCGTTCAGGGATATCAGTGCCTAATCTGAGTCTTCTGGAGAATGAGAGGGTCGAAATTGGCAAGAAGCGTGCGGAGCAGCTTGCTGTGGCCTTCAATGTTCATCCGGCCATAATAATGTTTCCTGAATATGAGGCAAGAGAAATAGAGAAGGCAGCTTGA
- a CDS encoding dienelactone hydrolase family protein has product MKPFLRIIFCMLVSVLLSTSAYAKIQSKAIEYKDGDALLEGYLVYDDASKEKRPGVLVVHEWMGLGAYEKGRAEQLAALGYVAFAADIYGKGIRPKDGKEAAEFAGKYRGGDRKVLRSRVNAALDVFKKQPMVDTTKTAAIGYCFGGTTVLELARSGADTLGVVSFHGGLATSMPADAKNIKGKVLALHGGDDPFVKAEEVLAFQDEMRKAGVDWSFVSYGNAVHSFSNPAAGNDNSKGAAYNEKADKRSWEAMRKFFKEIFGEKK; this is encoded by the coding sequence ATGAAACCATTTCTCCGCATTATCTTCTGCATGCTCGTATCAGTTCTGCTATCAACCTCTGCATATGCCAAAATCCAGAGTAAGGCGATCGAATATAAGGACGGCGATGCTCTGCTTGAGGGATATCTTGTCTATGACGATGCATCAAAAGAAAAAAGACCCGGTGTGCTTGTTGTCCATGAATGGATGGGGCTCGGCGCATATGAGAAGGGCCGCGCAGAGCAGCTTGCAGCCTTAGGCTATGTGGCCTTTGCTGCGGACATCTATGGCAAGGGCATCAGGCCCAAGGACGGGAAAGAGGCTGCTGAATTTGCCGGGAAGTATCGCGGCGGCGACCGCAAGGTGCTCCGCTCCCGGGTAAATGCAGCGCTTGATGTATTCAAAAAGCAGCCAATGGTTGATACGACAAAGACAGCTGCTATTGGGTACTGCTTCGGCGGTACAACCGTTCTTGAGCTTGCAAGGAGCGGCGCAGACACTCTGGGTGTTGTGAGCTTTCATGGCGGCCTTGCCACCTCTATGCCAGCTGATGCGAAGAATATCAAAGGCAAGGTGCTGGCTCTGCATGGCGGAGATGATCCCTTTGTAAAGGCCGAAGAAGTGCTTGCATTTCAGGACGAGATGCGCAAGGCAGGCGTTGACTGGTCTTTTGTGAGCTACGGCAATGCTGTGCACAGCTTTAGCAATCCTGCGGCAGGCAATGACAACTCCAAGGGTGCTGCGTACAACGAGAAGGCTGACAAGCGCTCCTGGGAGGCGATGAGAAAGTTTTTCAAAGAGATCTTCGGAGAAAAGAAATGA
- a CDS encoding type II toxin-antitoxin system mRNA interferase toxin, RelE/StbE family, whose translation MWHILEHRTIAKTCVRLPLQVLKKYELWKNIVFRHGPDKLREFPGFHDEKLKGERKGQRSSRLSDQYRLIYEIERDIVTVMVVEITPHKY comes from the coding sequence ATGTGGCATATTCTTGAGCACCGCACCATAGCGAAAACGTGTGTAAGGCTGCCCTTGCAGGTTCTCAAAAAATATGAGCTCTGGAAGAATATCGTATTCCGGCACGGTCCTGATAAATTGCGAGAGTTTCCGGGATTTCATGATGAAAAATTGAAAGGTGAACGCAAGGGGCAGCGATCCTCGCGTTTGAGCGATCAATACCGGCTTATTTATGAGATAGAACGCGATATCGTTACCGTTATGGTCGTTGAAATAACACCGCATAAGTATTAG
- a CDS encoding HNH endonuclease — translation MKFELNLKRYNIPETELIADMKRVCEERGTNTVTVIAYKQFGHFSPDCIAKRFGSWSKALKVAGLKENPSQRKNIPEEALFENLREVWISLARQPRYEEMKPPLSNYSTGTYERRFGTWNKALMAFMSYIDKGQTDSLVSDTITNDEPDDITKPRKVRRTKREISPRLRFSILLRDGFRCQSCGRSPIKIPGIDLHVDHILPWSQGGETVPDNLQTKCQTCNLGKGNAFNQ, via the coding sequence ATGAAATTTGAACTGAATTTAAAAAGGTACAACATACCCGAAACTGAACTAATAGCAGACATGAAAAGGGTCTGTGAGGAAAGAGGAACCAACACTGTTACTGTAATAGCCTATAAACAATTCGGCCACTTCTCTCCCGATTGTATAGCCAAACGCTTCGGGTCGTGGTCCAAAGCTCTTAAGGTAGCTGGTTTAAAAGAAAACCCATCACAGCGGAAGAATATCCCTGAAGAAGCTCTTTTTGAGAACTTGAGAGAAGTTTGGATTTCGCTTGCACGACAACCTCGGTATGAGGAAATGAAACCGCCGCTATCCAATTACTCTACGGGGACTTATGAAAGGCGTTTCGGGACTTGGAACAAAGCATTAATGGCGTTCATGTCTTACATCGATAAAGGGCAGACTGACTCGTTGGTATCTGACACTATAACAAACGATGAGCCAGACGACATCACAAAACCACGGAAAGTAAGAAGAACCAAAAGAGAAATATCTCCCCGCCTGAGGTTCTCTATACTTCTGCGCGATGGCTTTCGTTGCCAATCCTGTGGCAGAAGTCCCATTAAAATACCGGGCATCGATCTACATGTAGACCACATACTTCCATGGTCTCAAGGAGGTGAGACTGTACCGGATAATTTGCAAACCAAGTGTCAGACATGCAATCTTGGAAAGGGAAATGCATTCAATCAATAA